One Oligoflexus sp. DNA segment encodes these proteins:
- a CDS encoding ArnT family glycosyltransferase yields the protein MSAALPRKAFITLFVALALTRLINAIWLPPAQDEAYYFLWSRFLDGGYFDHPPLVAFLSAAGQLIPGSAVMSRLGTFLLSLLSLPVLISLFRRMGLEGSRLVQGLVLASCSAAAVIQGYITTPDIPMIFCWILALHEAAAALDDNPKRWLSAGLFTGLGFMGKYTMALIGPVFLIGLLARPQHLKRPWPYLGGLMCLIGMLPHLLWLNNHDWITLRFQFGRGLMSVYTVDMEKGTDLPPAMEAPKDGVENRLANYFKLPDDEVKKPKPPVPPWQKRLNNFTGYIGGQIGLWGLLLVPLGMAIFKRRRATPSWPKPELKALAWAAALVPVGLFALLSPFQFIEANWPAMYLIGAAIVLTQYYRFSDKALIVGASLNLLITLLLTLHNHHPLPGTKPHKDRILKETHGYKELSAYLQTLPAPVLVDTYQNVSQLAFYAPSLKVQQWPGIARTSELIRREGMNPWRWEELKKAGEFYLLMDNFVPQRIPGAELIELTEVLDCYGDGLKTTVAFSSETYTRPCPKRIHRWILGRYRIAAS from the coding sequence TTGTCCGCAGCGTTGCCTCGCAAGGCTTTTATTACTCTATTCGTGGCCCTCGCACTGACCCGTTTGATCAATGCCATCTGGTTGCCGCCAGCTCAGGATGAAGCCTATTATTTTCTTTGGAGCCGCTTTCTGGATGGCGGATACTTCGATCATCCCCCGCTTGTAGCCTTTCTTTCTGCTGCGGGACAGCTCATTCCAGGGTCTGCGGTGATGTCACGGCTCGGGACTTTCCTGTTAAGCCTTCTCTCTTTGCCGGTGCTCATCAGCTTGTTCCGCCGCATGGGTCTGGAAGGTTCCCGTCTTGTTCAGGGCCTGGTTCTCGCCAGCTGCAGCGCGGCGGCTGTGATTCAGGGTTATATAACAACGCCTGATATTCCCATGATTTTCTGCTGGATCCTTGCCTTGCATGAAGCGGCTGCCGCCCTGGATGACAATCCCAAACGCTGGCTCAGTGCAGGTCTATTCACAGGTCTGGGCTTTATGGGCAAATACACGATGGCCTTGATTGGTCCTGTTTTCCTGATCGGGCTTTTGGCCCGGCCTCAGCATCTGAAACGTCCATGGCCTTACCTCGGGGGACTGATGTGCCTGATCGGGATGCTGCCACATCTTCTCTGGCTGAATAATCATGACTGGATCACGCTGCGTTTTCAATTCGGCCGTGGTCTCATGAGTGTCTATACAGTCGATATGGAGAAGGGCACCGATTTACCGCCTGCGATGGAAGCTCCTAAAGATGGCGTTGAGAATCGCCTCGCCAACTATTTCAAACTGCCCGACGACGAAGTCAAGAAGCCGAAACCACCCGTCCCACCCTGGCAAAAGCGGTTGAACAATTTCACAGGCTATATCGGAGGCCAGATCGGACTTTGGGGTCTTCTGCTCGTCCCCCTGGGAATGGCGATCTTCAAACGCCGTCGCGCAACCCCCAGTTGGCCCAAGCCCGAACTCAAAGCCTTGGCCTGGGCAGCCGCTCTGGTTCCCGTGGGCCTCTTCGCCTTGCTCAGCCCCTTTCAATTCATTGAAGCCAACTGGCCGGCGATGTATCTGATCGGAGCCGCCATCGTCCTGACCCAATACTACCGTTTCTCAGATAAAGCCTTGATCGTAGGCGCCTCTCTCAACCTTCTGATCACGCTTCTTCTCACGCTCCATAACCATCATCCCTTGCCCGGCACCAAACCGCATAAGGATCGCATACTCAAAGAAACACATGGCTATAAGGAATTAAGCGCCTATCTCCAAACCCTACCCGCTCCCGTCCTTGTGGACACCTATCAAAACGTCAGCCAGCTGGCCTTCTACGCGCCCTCGTTGAAAGTTCAACAGTGGCCCGGCATCGCTCGCACCTCCGAATTGATTCGCCGCGAAGGCATGAATCCGTGGCGGTGGGAGGAACTTAAAAAGGCTGGCGAATTCTATCTTTTGATGGATAACTTCGTGCCGCAAAGAATTCCCGGTGCTGAGCTGATTGAACTCACCGAGGTTCTCGATTGCTATGGGGATGGCCTCAAAACCACTGTGGCATTTTCCAGTGAAACATATACCCGTCCCTGCCCGAAGCGGATCCATCGCTGGATTCTGGGTCGCTATCGAATAGCAGCGTCCTGA
- a CDS encoding ATP-dependent RecD-like DNA helicase has translation MIENESGESLQGELQKISYQNQENGWSVIRLRVESDDRMITATGQFGRISVGESYQMWGSWVENQKYGRQFKVSRYTSSHPASVSGILRYLKSGLIRGIGEVTAKRIVDHFGLRTLHVLDHDPERLMEVDSIGTKKKKQIIESWNERKRHRDTEMFLTELGISPNFINRIIQSYGDDTRKVIQEDPYRLARDIDGIGFLSADEIALKMGLEPDAPPRISAAILFQLEQAEEEGHCYQNRLQIAEGLSRLLRLPQPRIEELMEVALDGLIDEGRLVFDESILDDGATLDIYYSARTFQAETRVAEKLSDLLRNRLDMGDQVERIDRWLQSYSSMSGASFSEEQLDAVRKAVCNRVFVLTGGPGVGKTTTANAIIRLLIKMNKSVALAAPTGRAAQRLSEVAAIGAKTIHRLLEWSATEHTFLRDEVTPLEAQVIIIDEASMLDIHLAASLMKAVKDDAQVIFIGDVDQLPSVGPGNVLRDMIESGVVPYTKLNRIFRQAAGSHIVQMAHAINRGETPVFPEGPSDCQFLTINDPEAVKEAIKELLAKTLPEKTPYNIMRDVQVLTPMNKGPLGTSVLNEELQNLLNPVQKFGEKLETETTSFRPGDKVIQTVNNYELNVFNGDIGFIEHAGFDGGQVLVNFGDRRVTYTKDQVYDLKLAYAITIHKSQGSEFPVVIIPVSMQHYIMLQRNLIYTALTRARRLAILVGTSGALTQAVRTQTSLKRQTQLIHRLIRRLPPV, from the coding sequence GTGATCGAGAACGAATCCGGGGAGTCTCTGCAGGGCGAACTGCAGAAAATCTCTTATCAAAATCAGGAAAACGGCTGGTCCGTGATTCGTCTGCGTGTGGAGAGTGATGACCGCATGATCACCGCCACGGGCCAGTTTGGCCGCATTTCCGTGGGCGAATCCTACCAGATGTGGGGCAGCTGGGTCGAAAATCAGAAATATGGCCGTCAATTCAAGGTTTCCCGCTATACATCGAGCCATCCAGCCTCGGTTTCCGGGATTTTGCGCTATCTGAAATCGGGCCTGATTCGCGGCATCGGCGAGGTCACGGCCAAGCGCATCGTCGATCATTTCGGGCTGCGGACCCTCCACGTCCTTGACCATGATCCCGAGCGGCTCATGGAAGTGGACAGCATCGGCACCAAGAAGAAAAAGCAGATCATCGAATCATGGAATGAAAGGAAGCGTCACCGCGATACGGAAATGTTTTTGACAGAACTCGGCATCAGCCCGAATTTCATCAATCGCATCATTCAAAGTTACGGCGATGACACGCGCAAGGTCATTCAGGAAGATCCTTATCGCCTGGCGCGGGATATTGATGGCATCGGTTTTCTGTCGGCTGATGAAATAGCGTTGAAGATGGGCCTGGAACCCGATGCCCCGCCGCGGATCAGTGCGGCCATCCTCTTTCAACTGGAGCAGGCGGAAGAGGAAGGGCATTGCTATCAGAATCGTCTTCAAATCGCTGAGGGGCTCAGCCGTCTTTTGCGCCTGCCGCAGCCGCGGATCGAAGAGCTGATGGAAGTGGCGCTGGATGGTTTGATTGATGAAGGCCGACTCGTCTTCGATGAATCCATCCTGGATGATGGGGCGACGCTGGATATCTATTATTCGGCCCGAACATTTCAGGCGGAAACACGCGTTGCCGAAAAATTGAGTGATCTTCTGCGCAATCGGCTGGATATGGGCGATCAGGTGGAGCGCATCGACCGTTGGCTGCAAAGCTATTCGAGCATGTCGGGCGCCTCCTTTTCCGAGGAGCAGCTGGATGCTGTCCGCAAGGCCGTCTGCAATCGGGTCTTCGTGCTGACGGGTGGTCCGGGTGTCGGGAAAACAACCACGGCCAACGCCATCATTCGTCTTTTGATCAAGATGAATAAATCAGTGGCCCTGGCCGCTCCCACAGGCCGTGCGGCCCAGCGTCTGTCGGAAGTGGCGGCGATCGGAGCGAAGACCATCCACCGCCTGCTGGAATGGTCCGCGACAGAGCACACCTTTCTGCGGGATGAGGTCACTCCTCTCGAAGCTCAGGTTATTATTATCGACGAAGCCTCGATGCTCGATATTCACCTGGCCGCTTCGCTGATGAAGGCCGTGAAGGATGATGCCCAGGTCATCTTCATCGGTGACGTGGATCAGCTGCCTTCGGTGGGTCCGGGCAACGTCCTTCGCGATATGATTGAATCCGGTGTGGTTCCCTATACCAAACTGAATCGGATTTTCCGCCAGGCCGCGGGCTCGCATATCGTTCAGATGGCCCATGCCATCAACCGTGGGGAAACGCCTGTTTTCCCCGAGGGTCCGAGCGACTGTCAGTTCCTTACGATCAATGACCCGGAAGCGGTGAAGGAAGCGATCAAGGAACTCCTGGCGAAAACTCTGCCCGAGAAAACGCCGTATAACATCATGCGCGACGTGCAGGTCCTTACGCCGATGAACAAAGGTCCTCTGGGGACCAGCGTTTTGAATGAAGAGCTGCAGAATCTTTTGAACCCGGTGCAGAAATTCGGCGAGAAACTGGAGACGGAGACCACGAGCTTCCGACCCGGGGACAAGGTGATCCAAACTGTCAATAACTACGAACTCAACGTCTTTAACGGTGATATTGGCTTTATCGAGCACGCGGGTTTTGATGGTGGGCAGGTCCTTGTGAACTTCGGCGATCGCAGGGTGACCTATACCAAAGACCAGGTCTATGATTTGAAACTCGCCTACGCCATCACCATTCATAAATCGCAGGGCAGCGAATTTCCCGTGGTGATCATTCCGGTCAGCATGCAGCACTACATCATGCTGCAGCGCAACCTGATTTATACCGCGCTGACCAGGGCACGGCGTCTGGCGATTCTGGTCGGCACGTCCGGGGCATTGACTCAAGCCGTTCGCACGCAGACCAGTTTAAAGCGTCAAACCCAGCTCATTCACCGGCTCATCCGCCGCCTCCCCCCGGTGTGA
- the hpf gene encoding ribosome hibernation-promoting factor, HPF/YfiA family, producing MQFRFSFKHMETSQALQNYAKDKIKVEVEKFVTKPIEAHVTFSVDRHQHQVLCTLAGGDGFTVNVEHSCDDMYGSVDHMIDKMVTQLQRKKEKLKDHKHHKAPIPFGVVPAEDDIEAVPIDAADIVKFEKVAKQRR from the coding sequence ATGCAGTTTCGTTTCTCCTTCAAACACATGGAAACCTCCCAGGCACTGCAAAACTACGCAAAGGATAAAATTAAAGTCGAGGTGGAGAAATTCGTCACCAAACCCATTGAGGCCCATGTGACGTTTTCCGTGGACCGCCACCAGCATCAGGTGCTTTGCACGCTGGCCGGTGGCGATGGATTTACCGTCAACGTCGAGCATTCCTGCGACGACATGTATGGTTCGGTGGATCACATGATTGATAAGATGGTCACCCAACTCCAACGCAAAAAAGAAAAACTGAAAGATCATAAGCATCATAAAGCGCCGATTCCTTTTGGTGTCGTTCCCGCGGAAGATGATATCGAAGCTGTCCCCATCGACGCTGCAGACATCGTGAAGTTTGAAAAAGTCGCCAAGCAGCGCCGCTAA
- the mobA gene encoding molybdenum cofactor guanylyltransferase, which translates to MNQPRVQGLFLSGGQSSRMGTDKALLEYAAGSPEVLRWKASFDSLSLPFYWSQRPGQYPDGFLPQIMRVMDQNPASGPLGALLSAHHQDPDAAWLVLACDWPLLGASDIQHLLKQRHPERAATTYLHEGFRQPLFSVYEPGFLRTAAEAWDRGQQSLYRLLHASDAWEVAVLDAGKFLNANDPDQRAQVLTQIRTGLSPHHFRQSDH; encoded by the coding sequence ATGAATCAGCCTCGGGTCCAGGGACTTTTTTTAAGCGGGGGTCAAAGCTCGCGCATGGGGACGGATAAGGCGCTTCTGGAATATGCCGCCGGATCGCCCGAGGTGCTGCGCTGGAAAGCCAGCTTCGATAGCCTCTCGCTGCCTTTTTATTGGAGCCAGCGGCCGGGACAGTATCCGGATGGCTTCCTGCCCCAGATCATGCGTGTCATGGATCAGAATCCCGCTTCCGGGCCTTTGGGAGCCCTCCTATCCGCGCACCACCAGGACCCCGATGCCGCATGGCTGGTGCTGGCCTGTGATTGGCCGCTTCTGGGAGCTTCTGATATTCAGCACCTTCTGAAGCAAAGACATCCCGAACGTGCGGCCACCACCTATCTTCATGAGGGCTTTCGGCAGCCTTTATTCAGCGTCTATGAGCCGGGCTTTTTACGGACGGCAGCCGAGGCCTGGGACAGGGGCCAACAGAGCCTCTATCGGCTGCTGCACGCTTCTGATGCCTGGGAGGTCGCGGTTTTGGATGCTGGGAAATTTTTGAATGCGAATGATCCCGATCAGCGCGCGCAGGTGCTGACACAGATCAGGACGGGTCTGTCTCCACACCACTTTCGTCAAAGTGACCATTGA
- a CDS encoding DMT family transporter, whose amino-acid sequence MDIKSDRPLRAFLYMLLAQFSFSSNILLIRLSERAESQVSGQAFKLTPWEPMLLRSLALSLLCIMMLRKYPARKLEPRENFWIWARGMAGVMSLTAYYYGVLHIPLGMASLFSNSSPLYVTVLALLMGHEAVTRTRGVALLIGFAGVALVGLGINIGSGHAIAFHDVLIAMLSGPLSAAAYFSIRMLKNVRNEQIMLSLGVAGSILSIIMLLILGSHFPTTSIGWTWLIASIFPAMAAQLFLTMAFRLAPATQVAPLQYSAPLFSGMLAYCFLQETIPPVSLFGMAVVIIFGLALPYWEAKRLA is encoded by the coding sequence GTGGACATAAAATCCGATCGCCCGCTGCGGGCGTTTCTTTACATGCTGCTGGCTCAATTCAGTTTCAGCAGCAACATCCTCCTGATCCGCCTCAGCGAACGCGCGGAATCCCAGGTGTCCGGGCAGGCTTTTAAGCTGACGCCCTGGGAGCCCATGCTCCTGCGTTCGCTCGCTCTTTCTCTGCTCTGCATCATGATGCTGCGCAAATATCCGGCCCGCAAGCTGGAGCCCCGTGAAAACTTCTGGATCTGGGCCCGCGGCATGGCCGGCGTCATGAGCCTTACCGCGTACTACTACGGAGTTCTTCACATCCCCTTGGGCATGGCCTCGCTCTTTTCCAATTCGAGTCCGCTCTATGTCACCGTTCTCGCGCTTTTAATGGGGCATGAGGCCGTGACGCGAACGCGCGGAGTGGCTCTGCTGATTGGTTTTGCCGGTGTGGCCTTGGTGGGACTGGGCATCAATATCGGCTCCGGTCATGCGATTGCATTTCATGACGTTCTGATCGCGATGCTCAGCGGTCCTCTCTCGGCGGCTGCGTATTTCTCGATACGCATGCTAAAAAACGTAAGGAATGAACAGATTATGCTGAGCCTGGGCGTGGCAGGATCCATTCTGAGCATCATCATGCTCCTTATTTTGGGTTCGCACTTTCCCACGACGAGCATCGGCTGGACCTGGCTGATCGCATCCATCTTTCCTGCGATGGCGGCCCAGCTTTTTCTGACCATGGCCTTTCGCCTTGCACCTGCGACACAGGTTGCGCCGCTGCAGTATTCCGCGCCGCTCTTTTCCGGAATGTTAGCCTATTGCTTCCTGCAGGAAACCATACCGCCCGTCTCTCTCTTCGGAATGGCGGTCGTCATAATTTTTGGTTTGGCCCTTCCCTACTGGGAAGCGAAGCGCCTCGCTTAG
- a CDS encoding pitrilysin family protein: protein MLQIFSRIVSSAAIALTLAGPAAAETFKLPAYESYALSNGLKVYLMPQKEVPLLHVTVGIQSGSANDGAQYGLASFTGEALDLGTKNYSKDKLEDLFDFHGAYFGAGIDQDFTTVQLSLAAKDAAKLLPVFSEIVIAPTFPDKEVVKLRERTVSELKKAKESPNQVADQFFNRLVFEKHPYGSPLEGTPLSIGKLNRNDLQKFHTRAYRPQYAAISVVGDFDATAMKKLLADTFGSWSPGQANAAPTPAAAVQAKAPTGRVLLVDKSDAHETTFRIGGLGVRRDSQDWIGLQVVNTILGGRFTSLLNEELRVKTGLTYGARSRFEGLKNSGTFAISSFTATENTEKALEIAFKTYKGFVKSGVDAATLDSAKAYVKGQFPPRYETAAALSGLLVEMWVYGLSDAIINNFEAEVNGLTVDRANELIKKHFPTEKLDVLLIGQASKIQDIAKKYGSVIKTDIVSAQEGRL from the coding sequence ATGTTGCAGATATTCAGTCGAATCGTGAGCTCGGCGGCCATAGCCTTGACCCTCGCGGGCCCTGCCGCCGCCGAGACATTCAAGCTGCCCGCTTATGAATCCTATGCGCTGTCGAATGGCTTGAAGGTCTACCTGATGCCGCAGAAGGAAGTTCCCCTTCTGCATGTGACGGTTGGCATACAGTCAGGCAGTGCGAATGATGGCGCTCAGTATGGACTCGCGTCTTTTACGGGTGAAGCGCTGGACCTCGGAACAAAAAATTACAGCAAAGACAAGCTCGAAGACCTCTTCGATTTTCATGGCGCCTACTTTGGGGCTGGCATTGATCAGGACTTCACGACCGTCCAGCTCTCGCTGGCCGCCAAGGACGCCGCGAAACTCCTGCCGGTTTTCAGCGAGATCGTGATCGCCCCTACCTTCCCCGATAAGGAAGTGGTCAAGCTGCGTGAGAGAACCGTATCAGAACTGAAGAAGGCCAAGGAAAGCCCGAATCAAGTTGCTGATCAGTTCTTCAATCGCCTCGTGTTTGAAAAGCATCCCTACGGCTCGCCTCTTGAAGGAACGCCGCTCAGCATCGGCAAACTCAATCGCAACGATCTGCAGAAATTCCATACCAGGGCCTACCGGCCCCAGTATGCTGCGATCAGCGTCGTCGGTGATTTTGATGCCACGGCCATGAAAAAACTTCTGGCCGACACCTTCGGATCCTGGTCCCCAGGACAAGCAAACGCGGCCCCCACGCCAGCCGCGGCCGTTCAAGCCAAGGCTCCCACCGGCCGGGTCCTGCTCGTGGATAAAAGCGATGCTCATGAAACCACCTTCCGCATCGGTGGCCTTGGCGTGCGACGCGACAGTCAGGATTGGATCGGCCTTCAGGTGGTCAACACCATCCTCGGCGGACGCTTCACCTCGCTTCTGAATGAAGAGCTTCGGGTCAAAACAGGTTTGACCTATGGTGCCCGCAGCCGTTTTGAAGGCCTGAAAAACTCCGGCACCTTCGCGATCTCTTCGTTTACCGCGACGGAAAATACGGAAAAAGCCCTGGAAATTGCGTTCAAGACCTACAAGGGCTTTGTGAAGTCCGGCGTGGATGCCGCGACGCTCGATTCCGCCAAGGCTTATGTCAAAGGCCAGTTCCCACCCCGTTACGAAACAGCGGCGGCACTGAGCGGTCTTCTGGTGGAAATGTGGGTTTACGGCCTGTCCGATGCCATCATCAATAACTTCGAAGCGGAAGTGAATGGACTGACTGTAGACCGGGCCAATGAGCTGATCAAAAAGCATTTCCCGACGGAAAAACTCGATGTGCTTCTGATCGGGCAGGCCTCCAAAATCCAGGATATTGCCAAAAAATATGGGTCTGTGATCAAGACCGATATCGTCTCAGCCCAGGAAGGACGTTTGTAA